One region of Candidatus Aminicenantes bacterium genomic DNA includes:
- a CDS encoding transcriptional coactivator p15/PC4 family protein, with product MDFSELKNAIRKGVPIQEPDFIKDDEESLNLGYMDMKATEKLVFSISTFKNKKYFSIRNWYQAESGEWARTKKGINLSFDKFAEFENFIKLVAQSIQLDQ from the coding sequence ATGGATTTCAGCGAATTGAAAAATGCGATCCGCAAAGGGGTGCCCATCCAGGAGCCCGATTTCATCAAGGACGACGAGGAATCGCTCAATCTGGGCTACATGGACATGAAAGCCACCGAGAAGCTCGTCTTCTCGATATCCACCTTCAAGAACAAGAAATACTTCAGCATCCGCAACTGGTACCAGGCCGAATCGGGGGAGTGGGCGCGGACGAAAAAAGGCATCAACCTCTCCTTCGACAAGTTCGCTGAATTCGAAAATTTCATCAAGCTCGTCGCCCAGTCCATCCAGCTGGATCAGTAA
- a CDS encoding DUF1846 family protein encodes MPRAIGFDNEKYLREQTAAILERVHSFNDKLYLEFGGKLLFDYHAARVLPGFDPDLKIRPLLKLKDRIEILFCVNARDVQGGRVRGDFGLTYDLATLRTLD; translated from the coding sequence ATGCCCAGAGCAATCGGTTTTGACAACGAAAAATACCTGCGCGAACAGACGGCGGCCATCCTGGAGCGGGTCCATTCCTTCAACGACAAACTCTACCTGGAGTTCGGCGGCAAGCTGCTGTTCGACTACCACGCGGCCCGCGTGCTTCCCGGCTTCGACCCGGACCTGAAGATCCGCCCACTCCTGAAGCTCAAGGACCGCATCGAGATCCTGTTCTGCGTGAACGCCCGCGACGTGCAGGGTGGTCGGGTGAGGGGCGACTTTGGTCTCACCTACGACCTGGCCACCCTCCGCACCCTCGACG